The DNA window GGCAGAGGTCCTCGCCTGCGGGCGGGCGCGTCCTTAGGGCCACACGGTGCACCTCTGAGGAGGCGGTTGGGGACGTGTGGCCGCCAGTCCTTCCCCACAGGGCTCCCTCCACAGCTCGGCCATTCGGGCCCAGCCTTGTGGCCCCTAGTCCACATGTAAGCATCCGGGGAACCAGAACGGGGACTCCGCGTGGCAGTCACGCTCCCGGAAGGGGCACGCTGGGTCATTACATGCGCGTGCTCACAATTCTCCTGATGGTCTGTAACCTCGTGCTAATCAGGTAAAACTGACTTTGCTGACTTGGCAATTGTTCAGGAGCCTCCCCCCGCCTTGGGTAGAGTGTCCTACCCAACAGATGGTGTAAACAGGATGCCTTTGGTAGGGGGGGGGGTGCCTTTTCTTAAAGCGTCCCTCTCTGGTTCCTCTTTGGGCTCGTCTCTGGGGACCTCACCTGTCACCTTGCCACCTTGCGGTTACCTGCGGCCACGAAACCGCCAGCATCCCAGTGCTGCCTCCAAACTGGTCTGTGGACGGTAGCCgggtgaggaagaggagggagggggtgttACCAAGGCCGCCTCAGGCAGGGCGCAGGCTGGGCCGGCCGCGGGGTGGCCACACTTAGCCGCATTTACACACGAGCCCTGCTTCGAGCCAAGAGCTTGGTATACATCGCTCAGTCTGGAGGCCACATGCCGTCACTGCCCACACGTTAGCAGTGAGACCACGTCCCCAGACGTCACATGTTTTCCCGTGGTCACAGCTGCAGGTGCATCTCAAGTCCGGTCCCAAACATGGAGCTCCCAACTGCTGGCTGTCATAGGAAAGCTCTAGAAAAGTCTTGATGAAGTCTGGTCTTTCTTTCGCATCAGAATCAGGGTGAGGAGGGTGTGTTTCTTAAAGATGCAGATTCCTGGGTTTGGATCTGCTGACTCATGATTTCGGGGCCGGGCATCCCCCCAGGGGTAAGACCTGCCTGTCTCCCCAGAACGTCCCAGAGTCCAGAAGACCCAGAGGTCCTTGGGGTATAACTTCCTCTGGGGTAAATCAGCCCGGGGGGGCAGGGGATTCAGAGTTATTCTACCACATTCTTCTTGGGGTGGAGGGTCGGTCCAGGCTCAGGgtgacccctctcccctccttccgtACAGAGGGTCCTGGGTCATTGCCTGCTTCAACGTACAAGGAGCCCGAGGGTCTCTGAAGTGTCCCTGGAGAGTCCCAGGGTGCCCGACAGATTTGCCTGGGTCTGACTCCAAATCAGAACTTTCTAGCGACTAAAGTTTGTTCAGACTAGTTCCTGCCTTGGGAAGCTTCACAGCCTAACGGCTCGACAGCGGGGGCTAGCATGAGTGAGGCTGCTCACGGGCGTGTGCCCAGCCTCTCTTGTTGTGGGgctccaggtgcccctgccacaGAGTCGGGCGTCCCGTGAGAAGCGGATCGCTCAGGGCCCCGGAGCCATGGAGGTCAAGGCGAGGAGGCACATCCCTCTGCCAAAGCCCGCGCCctctctgtgatgacagcaagTGATGTCACAGACACCCTTCACTTGCCCTCCTCGCTCTCGGTTACTTACTCAcgcagcatttattgagcacctcctaCATGCCGGGCACCCTTCTTGGGAGACCGTGGTGAGCGTGTGGCTTGACGCCTGCCCTCGGGGGGCACAGGGTCAGAGCAAGGAGAGCGTGAGTCCTACTGTGCGCACTGTAGACACGCAGGCCAGCGAGTCAGACAGGGTGTCTGCTGTCGGGTCAgccgtggggggaggggtgtctaccagccatggggggagggggggccgtGGGGGGGCCAGCcgtgggaggagggggggtgtCTGCCATCGGGCCAGCAGTAAGGGGAGGGGTGAACAGAGGGAGGCCGCATGACCCAGGGTAACCGGGCAGGAGGCTGTACCGCCTCAGCTCTCTTGGCttgagaagatggccatgtggCATCCGCTCGGACGCGTCCCAGGAACCTGCAAATGTCTCCTGGCCCCAAGGCCACCCGAGAGCTGGTGCTGGGGTGGTCAGCATGCACTGCTGAGAGGATCCCAGGCTCCGGGCCAGACACTCGGCCGCCAGCCAGGGCCTCGGACACATTTCTTAACGTCTGTGAGGTCCTCGGGAACGAGGTGCCAGCCCCGGCTTTACTGGGGTCCCAGCGGCTGTCACTTCAGTCTGTCACCGTGCTCAGCTTGGACGCAGCTCTCTGCATGCACGTGGACCCCCTTCCCCCCTGAGGGTGGCCGGGGCTGACGGTCCTGTGCTCCCCTCGAGGCCTGCATCGAAGGGGCTGGGGGTTCTGGGGCCGGAGGGACGGGGCCTCTGAGGAGCTCTCAGAGCAGTGAGGCACCAGGTTCGACGGGGAAGGGACGCCCAGGGTGCCGGCCAGGCAGAGCGGTGGTTCCAATTTTGttctagaaacaaagaaataagcgAATGCAGCGTGGAGGCAGAGACAAACTGAAGGACAGACAGGCAGTGTCTGGAACACTGAGGGGAGGCGTGCTGTCGCCCTGCTGGcttccaggaggggcagggcagccTCTGGGCACAGGCCCGCGACTGCGGCAGGGGCGCCCGGAGCCCCGTGACGGAAAAGGCTGAGCACCCACCAGCGAGCGGCCTCACCCCTGAAGCCCCCGCTGTCGAGCCGTTAAGCCTGTGAGGTTTCCCAAGGCAGGGGTGCAGTGGGCCCTCCAGCCGGGGCCCGGCCAGGGATGCTCTGTGCCCACGAGGTGTACCAGCCGTCCCGAGGCGTTCCTGAGCTTCAATCCTGGGTAGGGATTGAAGGAAAACACTGCGGTTTCTTTCATGTGGTTTTCTTCCTTAGattatccatttttctctctataaTGTGAAAAAATGGTCGCTTTTCTTGGTGCCGTCTATTTTGGTATACGTGTAGATACGTGTATGTGGTGTATTTTGGTGTGGAACGTTCCTCGGTCTTGCAGAATTAGCCTGCAGCCCTTTCTAAAAGCACAGGGTTCCTTACCCCTCGCTGGCAGGGTTGGGGCACCACCTTAGCACAcgtgctctttttttaaaaaaaaaaatttttttttcaacgtttatttatttttgggacagagagagacagagcacgaacgggggaggggcagagagagagggagacacagaatcggaaacaggctccaggctctgagccgtcagcccagagcccgacgcgaggctcgaactcacggactgcgagatcgtgacctggctgaagtcggacgcttaaccgactgcgccacccaggcaccccgcacaCGTGCTCTTAATGCACATTTGATGTCTGGATTCTGTTAGCAACAGGAGGGCCAGGGAGATACCCCGTAAGAGATCACGTAGTTTGTGTGCCCCTCGGACCTCGGAAGAGTGATGATGGTCATTGTGGTGGTGATGGCGAGATGTGATGCGGCATAATCTGGGAGCCCCGGACGCAGCCGTCATGTCAGCACGAGGCAGCTGCTGGGAAAGAATCCGCTGCACCCCTACCCCGGGGACCGCCTTACAGTCTCAGGACAGGGGACGGCCGCCATCATAGCCGTGCGGGTGAGAATAACAGGCGCGCAGCGATCCCGTCTCTCAGCAGGGGACACAGTGCACGCTCACAGCAGGTGTTTGGTCCGACGTGGTGGGAAATGATGTGGCCCGTGGGGGGCCTGGCTCCGGTGCCAGGACGGGAAGGGAGCCAAGGGCTCCGGCTTCAGGAAGGACCCTGTTGTGAGGGTCTGAGTCCTTCCCGGGCTCCCACtcactccttctcttcctcttctttctgcaTTCAGCATGATCTACACTCTAGTGAGCTCTTAACCCGGGCCGCACAGGTCATCAGAGACGGGGACGGGAGAGGCTCGAGGCGGAGTCCTCGCGACTGGCTGGCGGTTGGAGAAGGGCCCGGACTGGGGTGCGTGAGAGACACCTGCGGACGGCGGATTCCTGCGGCAGCGGGGACCGAGGTCACGGAGCGTGGGGGTCGCTGCCCAGCCCGCACCCAGGTGGCGATCCCGTCTGGGCCACGGGACCTCTCCTGAGCAAGGACTGTTGCTGCCTGAGTGACCCCGCCCCTCTGAGCACCCCTTGCGGTCCACAGTGAGCCCGGGACcgcgggcgggggggggcacgGCTGGCAGGCCACAAACTGCCTGCCCAGGAACAGAATGACCCAGGACCTGCTGAGGCCTCCAGGGTGTCGCGGGCTACCCGAGCCCTCTGTGTGTCCTCGGAGCCCTGCAGCGCCCTGCGCTTCCGCGGGAGGGTCTGCGGGGGAGCGGATTCGCCATTGGCTCCCACCGGCCCGAGCCCGCGGGTGGCCTGTTTTCGCGCTCTGCTTTGTGGGAGTCGGCCCGGCGACACTGGGAGCTGGGGCTCGGGCTGCTGGCCATGAATTATGTCCAAAGTCACAGGGGAGGCGGGAATCGGAGggaagaatgattttttaaagcattttcatgtTCAAAGTGTTCTTTGCCACCACAAACTGTGTTCTCCCGCTCTCGGTCCCAAACCGTCGCAGAATCGACGAAGGCAAATCGACCGGTCGACGTCGTCAACGCCTGTCTTCTCTTAAGGACCCCAAACAGCGGCACCCGGGAAACGCcctgcacctgctctgtgctgtgtgcATCGGGCAGCCAGGAGGCGAGACGGCGCAATTACAGCCTCCTTTTGTGATGCTACGTCATTCGTTCTGTTAGTGCCACTCGAGGACTTTGGCTTATTTAGAATTTTCCCTCTGACGTCCTCTCCTGTTTGGGTAGGAGGTGTCCTTGGGGTTGTAAATAATGACAAGGCTGaggtttttatgtttaaattggGCACGATGATTTCTACCTTATTCCCCACACTTCCCTCTCTtctgtgtgacacacacacaggctATTTATACACGTGCGCGGCTCCCGTTGGAACCGGTGACTCAGGTTTGTGAATGGTGTCTGTGCCGCACGTTGTGAGCTATGTTTAAAACGCAGTGACAGCTTGTGCGCCACACCTACCCGGCCGCCTCATTTCAACCCCTCGCGGGCTGGCTGCCTCTCAGTACGGGCAGTAAACTGGTAGGTAGGGAGGAAAAGTTTCAAAAAGCTGTTCTGTTTCTAAAAATTCTGTAGGGAACAAAACTCAGGCTTCCGCTCTGAGGCTGAGGGTATAAAACCGGAGGATTCCAGGGGGCATTTTGGGGAGCAGACTCCCCCCTGTCCAGGGCGCACCGTGCCGGCTGCGTATCGGAGGCCGGGGGAGAGCGGCCTTCAGGGCTGCTGGGCCTCGCCTCTGAGGTGGCCTCAGAAGGCCACTTGCACGTGACCCTCGCCCCCACATGTCTCTCCCTGGAGCGGTCTCCTTCGGTTTTGTACTTTGCCTCCTTCCCAAAAGGTGACAAGTGGCTCGTGATGGCATgacacagggacacagagacCGCTAGAATGGAGGGAGGGGATTCACACACACGCCTTCCCCGAGGTTCTGCTTCCCGCAGTTGAGCATTTCTTCGCAGCAAATCGTGGCGGCTCACGTTTGCCTGGGGCTTCATCGTCCACAGATTGATTTCGTTCCTTTGATCTCCTCGCCATCCTGTGGGGTTGACACGatccttttccccattttctttcttttttttatttttaaaatgtttttattttttgagaaacagaacacaagtgggggagggacacagaaagagggaaacacagaatcggaagccggttccaggctccgagctgtcagcacagagcccgacgtggggctcgaacccacaaactgagatcatgacctgagccgaagtcgggcacttaactgactgagccacccaggtgtcccccatttcccccatttcccaagtgaggaagggaaggctcagagagggtaagtgacttaCCTGTAGTCACGCAGCAGCCACAGACCTGTCTTTAAACCCAGATCGTCTGACTTCGAAAACCCCGTGTCTTTTCCATCACCTGAAAGCCAGCAAAGTAGCTTGGGCTCCCGGTAAGGTTCAGTTAGCATAAATTCTGAGAAAAGGAGATTtaaagacagagtgggagaaaaagtggctggttttcttttccttgggcCCCAGCCTCAGACCTGCTTTGCTGTGTTGGGTTCTTCCCGAAGGGGGTCCCTTGAAAGCTCTCAAAGCTGCCAGCACGCCCTGGGAGCGTCTTATGCTTCTGAAAGAGGGACATCCGAGGACTTCCCTCCCCTGAGCTGTGGCTGGGACCCAAGTCCACCGGTCTGTCCGGAGCTTGAGCCGATTTTCAGTTCCCGGGAGAAGCGGACGGTGACCACAGGGCTGAGAGCAGTGGGCACCCTGTTGGAGCCGTGCTGGGTGCCGGGCTCTGGGCCACGACCCCTGACACACGGCGACCCCACGTTACCCACCAGGAAGCCAGGGAGGCTCTGGCCAGCGCGGCTGCCCCAGCGACGGAGCCAGCAGACAGGTCTCGGTGCTGTGCCCGGCGACCACTAAGAACCACACTTGTTGGGCGGGCACAGCTGCCCTCTGGGTACCTTCGCCATCACTGTTCATCCCACAGAAGTGACCtaaggagggaggagagtggggcaggggcagtgctCTGGGTGAATCCCAAAGTGGCTGATGGACGGCGCTCCCTCCCCGGCCCGGGCCTGGGCACCCAAGAGAGAGCTTCTCGGGGACACAGACACTGGGAGGGCGCTGTTGTGACTGGCTCCTGCCTCCTCAGAGAGGCAGCGCTGCAGGCCTGATGGCCGCGCCCGAAGGGGGAGCGCAGGCCCCAAGGGGGGGGGGTCACTTCAGCTTCCTTTTCACGGTGGTGAGGGAAGTTTGTAACAGCACCCACCGCACTCACTTGTTACAAAGATCCGACGTGGTCAGGGCCCTACGTGCGGTAAGTTCGGTAAGAGGCCCCCACTCCACAGGAGGCAGTGTCCTCACtgtgccctgtgccctgtgccctgcgcccaggcagggcaggggccccaCCTGGACCAGCTGTCCTCCTGGTGCCTCGTTCCGGAGGCACCACCTCGGGGAGGGCCACGGCTAGAGGAGGGAGAACGGGAGTGGCTGTCCCAGGAGGGTGGCTCCTGGCATACCTCCTGTCTGCTCAGCGTAAATGACTTCGTGATCGGTCTTGGGCAAGCTTCCCGGCCTCCCTGCGGCTCagccttctcatctgtaaagtggggcagTAATACCTCCCTGGCTGGTGTGCTTGTGACAACCAGGGGCCCTGTCTTGTAACGAGCCCTCCACAAACCGTGGTCCTCCGCGCTCAGCTCCCCTCTGCGCCCCCGCAGACTTGAAAGGAGCCTTTACTAGAACAACAGAGCACTTCCCCTCGTGGGCCACGCCCACAGCTAGTGAACCTTAGCTGCCTTCCTCTCGCCCATCCCGGGCCTGCTGTCCCAGGCACGCGACCCGGGTAACCGCCCAACCCTCTCAACAGGATCTTCCCCTTGCTTCCTGTTTTCAGGTGTGGGACTCGCAATAAAGTTGTCGCTGTTAAGACAGTCTTGTTCTCCCGCGTAAGAGATGAGTACAGCCAGCACATGCTTCGAGGACGATCACTCGTGCTCACGCTGTGTCCCCGCACACACCCTCGTCTCCGCCTTTCCCTTCCTGGGACGTGGGCTTGCTCCTTTCCAAACTGGGCGCTGGGGAGAGCAATCTGGATGTCAGGGCGGGCTGTGCAAGCTGGACGTGCTGGGCCACCCCTGCCCCGAGGCTTGGGCGGAGGGCTGCGGCCACCCTGGGTGCTGGACGAGGCCCCCGCGGCGTTCCCTGGATTGCGTTCCTGCTGTCCCTGTGCCCGGGAGCCGTGCAGGGTGACAGGCCACGAAGTAGAGCCTCCCGGGTCTTCCCCACGCGGCCAAGTCATATCTGCTCCCGTTAAGCTCCTGGGTGCCCAGGAGTGTCTTCGTGTGCTGAACTTGACCCCTTGGACGCCACGTGATGCCCGCACGTTCCTCCTTCCCAGCTGGCCAAGTGCTAGGCTTGTGCGAGCCGGTCGATAATTTTGTCGGGAGTTTGCTAATCTGCCGTCCGTGCACGGCCCTTACTAAAACTGCTTATGTAAgcttacaattaaataaattatattcaaaacaaAGGTGACGTGTAGTCACAACTCCCCACCTCCTGATTATTTCAGTACGTTTTCCTGTTACCTGTGCTCCTGAGGGCGCGACTGTGGTGCCCACGCGGAAATGTTACTCGGCAGGGACAGGACGCCTCACCCTATTCGGGGCCGCTGGTGCCTCGCGATGGGCCGTGGCAGGAGTGTTTGCGACACAGACATTGGCAAAGCTGCGGATCACGTCCCCTGCTCCCCCCTACACCCCTCGCGCTCGCCGTCAGACGTTTACTAGCACGGGGCCCACGTCTACCCACAGATGGTAAGTCTGGCTCCAGGACACCCGACGGGGACGCGGGGGCCCTGAGCACCGGAACCCAGTGTCCAAGACCCTCAGGGCCAGACCTGCACCCTCCCCAGCACTGGCACCAGTGGCTGTCACTCCATGTGCTTTGTGTCCCCGAGAGATGACAGGAAAGGAGGCTTTTCACTGGCGTGTCGCGAGGGCCTGGGCTTGGGCGTGACATAAGTGAAATCCTCTGCTGAGCGCGAGCATGGTTTTGCGCTTGGACCCCGACCCCACACCCTTGAGTTCCCTTGGGGACCACTGTCCTGTGAGGGGGGGCGTCCCTTCCTAGGGGCTCCCGCGTCCTCCCACAGCTGGACCCATGCGTCTTAGGTGGGCGCTGGGGTGAGGACCGACCGTACTCGGCCACATTATCCGCCCCGCGGGCGGTCTCACGAGGGGCCCCAGGTGTCTCCGGGGCTTGGCTGAGCTTTGCACGCAGAATCGGCTCGGTGAGCACGGCTCCTTCCTTGCCGGGCATTGCAGCCTGTTGAGTGCGGGCGTCCTGCCGTTCCGGCACGCACCCGTCCCCCGGGAAAGCCAGGCTCCTCCCTggaccaggcaccccaggggcaAACACAGCTTTTGGTTTAGAGAGGCACCAGCACCAGGAGGCTGTTTGGCTCCTAGAGGGTGACTTACATACCACCACGGCATTTCCGTCCCAAACGCCGTGATGGGGCTCTGAGCGGCAAACCCTGTCTCTTTCAGAGACACCTGGTACCTCAGAGAAACAGCACCACCTTCCCCGTCGGAATATATTCCTCACTTGAGGGCAGGGGAGGTAGGGAAAGTGAGAGCTGGATAAACACCAGTCCCTGTGTGAAGTTATGGTGAGACACCTCCATCAGGCCCCAGGGCTGCAATGGAGACAGCAGGGGCGG is part of the Felis catus isolate Fca126 chromosome F1, F.catus_Fca126_mat1.0, whole genome shotgun sequence genome and encodes:
- the CNIH3 gene encoding protein cornichon homolog 3 isoform X4, coding for MFLCAQEWLTLGLNVPLLFYHFWRYFHCPADSSELAYDPPAVMNADTLSYCQKEAWCKLAFYLLSFFYYLYWAPSTARPFGPSLVAPSPHVSIRGTRTGTPRGSHAPGRGTLGHYMRVLTILLMVCNLVLIRCGTRNKVVAVKTVLFSRVRDEYSQHMLRGRSLVLTLCPRTHPRLRLSLPGTWACSFPNWALGRAIWMSGRAVQAGRAGPPLPRGLGGGLRPPWVLDEAPAAFPGLRSCCPCAREPCRVTGHEVEPPGSSPRGQVISAPVKLLGAQECLRVLNLTPWTPRDARTFLLPSWPSARLVRAGR
- the CNIH3 gene encoding protein cornichon homolog 3 isoform X2 — encoded protein: MAFTFAAFCYMLSLVLCAALIFFAIWHIIAFDELRTDFKSPIDQCNPVHALVLPEYSIHSLFCIMFLCAQEWLTLGLNVPLLFYHFWRYFHCPADSSELAYDPPAVMNADTLSYCQKEAWCKLAFYLLSFFYYLYWAPSTARPFGPSLVAPSPHVSIRGTRTGTPRGSHAPGRGTLGHYMRVLTILLMVCNLVLIRCGTRNKVVAVKTVLFSRVRDEYSQHMLRGRSLVLTLCPRTHPRLRLSLPGTWACSFPNWALGRAIWMSGRAVQAGRAGPPLPRGLGGGLRPPWVLDEAPAAFPGLRSCCPCAREPCRVTGHEVEPPGSSPRGQVISAPVKLLGAQECLRVLNLTPWTPRDARTFLLPSWPSARLVRAGR
- the CNIH3 gene encoding protein cornichon homolog 3 isoform X1, yielding MAFTFAAFCYMLSLVLCAALIFFAIWHIIAFDELRTDFKSPIDQCNPVHARERLRNIERICFLLRKLVLPEYSIHSLFCIMFLCAQEWLTLGLNVPLLFYHFWRYFHCPADSSELAYDPPAVMNADTLSYCQKEAWCKLAFYLLSFFYYLYWAPSTARPFGPSLVAPSPHVSIRGTRTGTPRGSHAPGRGTLGHYMRVLTILLMVCNLVLIRCGTRNKVVAVKTVLFSRVRDEYSQHMLRGRSLVLTLCPRTHPRLRLSLPGTWACSFPNWALGRAIWMSGRAVQAGRAGPPLPRGLGGGLRPPWVLDEAPAAFPGLRSCCPCAREPCRVTGHEVEPPGSSPRGQVISAPVKLLGAQECLRVLNLTPWTPRDARTFLLPSWPSARLVRAGR
- the CNIH3 gene encoding protein cornichon homolog 3 isoform X3 — its product is MAFTFAAFCYMLSLVLCAALIFFAIWHIIAFDELRTDFKSPIDQCNPVHARERLRNIERICFLLRKLVLPEYSIHSLFCIMFLCAQEWLTLGLNVPLLFYHFWRYFHCPADSSELAYDPPAVMNADTLSYCQKEAWCKLAFYLLSFFYYLYWCGTRNKVVAVKTVLFSRVRDEYSQHMLRGRSLVLTLCPRTHPRLRLSLPGTWACSFPNWALGRAIWMSGRAVQAGRAGPPLPRGLGGGLRPPWVLDEAPAAFPGLRSCCPCAREPCRVTGHEVEPPGSSPRGQVISAPVKLLGAQECLRVLNLTPWTPRDARTFLLPSWPSARLVRAGR